The following coding sequences are from one Triticum aestivum cultivar Chinese Spring chromosome 5A, IWGSC CS RefSeq v2.1, whole genome shotgun sequence window:
- the LOC123103795 gene encoding AAA-ATPase At4g25835, with the protein MKEYWTMLASLMGALAFLQGVLHAVFPAELRAALARLLGRLTRAFSPYCYFDVTETDGMSNNEIYDAVQLYLSSTAAPASGARLSLTRPHNATSFTFGLAASDRVVDAFRGAAVTWEHVVAPRQSPGFSWRPLPEEKRRFTLRIRRGDREKLLPAYLDHILATAQEIRRRSQDRLLYTNARGGAMDSRGLPWDPVPFKHPSTFDTLAMDPDRKASIMADLRDFAAGSSFYERTGRAWKRGYLLYGPPGTGKSSMIAAMANFLGYDVYDLELTEVSSNAELRKLLMKTTSKSIIVIEDIDCSVDLTNRAALPPAPKPRPTLDGAIDQEAGAASGRSITLSGLLNFTDGLWSCCGSERIFVFTTNHIEKLDPALLRSGRMDMHVFMSYCTFPALKILLKNYLCLESGADDGAEVMRGLEEWIEAAEITPADVSEVLIKNRRNGKERAMEELLEALKARAEKRCLDGGKSAAAAAAKDNDEEEEEKRALESPKEGKGPAGKDSCDDGQDEETDAKKQL; encoded by the coding sequence ATGAAGGAGTACTGGACGATGCTGGCGTCCCTCATGGGCGCGCTGGCGTTCCTGCAAGGGGTGCTGCACGCCGTGTTCCCGGCGGAGCTGCGGGCGGCGCTGGCGCGGCTGCTCGGGCGCCTCACCCGCGCCTTCTCGCCCTACTGCTACTTCGACGTCACGGAGACGGACGGGATGAGCAACAACGAGATCTACGACGCCGTGCAGCTCTACCTCAGCAGCACGGCCGCGCCGGCATCGGGGGCCCGGCTCAGCCTCACGCGCCCGCACAACGCCACCTCCTTCACCTTCGGGCTCGCCGCCAGCGACCGCGTCGTCGACGCCTTCCGCGGCGCGGCCGTCACGTGGGAGCACGTGGTGGCGCCGCGCCAGTCCCCCGGCTTCTCCTGGCGCCCGCTCCCCGAGGAGAAGCGCCGGTTCACGCTCCGGATCCGCCGCGGCGACCGGGAGAAGCTGCTGCCGGCCTACCTCGACCACATCCTCGCCACGGCGCAGGAGATCCGCCGCCGGAGCCAGGACCGGCTGCTCTACACCAACGCGCGCGGCGGGGCCATGGACTCGCGCGGCCTCCCCTGGGACCCTGTCCCCTTCAAGCACCCCAGCACGTTCGACACCCTCGCCATGGACCCCGACCGCAAGGCGTCCATCATGGCCGACCTCCGCGACTTCGCCGCCGGCAGCTCGTTCTACGAGCGCACGGGCCGCGCCTGGAAGCGCGGGTACCTCCTGTACGGCCCGCCGGGGACCGGCAAGTCCAGCATGATCGCGGCCATGGCCAACTTCCTCGGGTACGACGTGTACGACCTCGAGCTCACCGAGGTGAGCAGCAACGCCGAGCTGCGGAAGCTGCTGATGAAGACCACGTCCAAGTCCATCATCGTGATCGAGGACATCGACTGCTCCGTCGACCTCACCAACCGGGCGGCCCTGCCCCCGGCGCCGAAGCCGCGGCCAACCCTGGACGGCGCGATCGACCAGGAAgcgggggcggcgtcggggcggtcgATCACGCTCTCCGGCCTGCTCAACTTCACCGACGGGCTGTGGTCATGCTGCGGGTCGGAGCGCATCTTCGTCTTCACCACGAACCACATCGAGAAGCTGGACCCGGCACTGCTCCGGTCCGGCCGGATGGACATGCACGTCTTCATGAGCTACTGCACGTTCCCGGCGCTCAAGATCCTCCTCAAGAACTACCTCTGTCTCGAATCCGGCGCGGACGACGGCGCCGAGGTGATGCGGGGGCTGGAGGAATGGATCGAGGCGGCGGAGATCACGCCGGCGGACGTGAGCGAGGTGCTGATCAAGAACCGGAGGAACGGGAAGGAGAGGGCGATGGAGGAGCTGCTGGAGGCCCTGAAAGCGCGCGCCGAGAAGCGGTGTCTCGACGGCGGCaagtcggcggcagcggcggcggcgaaggacaacgacgaagaggaggaggagaagagggccCTGGAGAGCCCCAAGGAAGGGAAAGGGCCGGCCGGCAAGGACAGCTGCGACGACGGACAGGACGAGGAGACGGATGCCAAGAAACAGCTGTGA